In Zea mays cultivar B73 chromosome 7, Zm-B73-REFERENCE-NAM-5.0, whole genome shotgun sequence, the following proteins share a genomic window:
- the LOC103633282 gene encoding uncharacterized protein codes for MESLKSLVLSSSSDDSDDEIDTLLLSQHVHHLVLGDTSTRRRRSSLPRRVIHRDHAAGENLIKHHYFGPNPVYPSHVFRRRFRMHRPLFLRILRAVQREDEYFTIRCDATGLAGLGPLQKVCAALRILAYGLPTDAVDEYIQIGQTTARDCLIRFCRAIISSFSERYLRIPNHDDIARILRVNADRGFPGMLGSIDRMHWEWRNCPTAWRGQFCGRNSRPTMILEAVAGYDLWIWHGFFGMPGTNNDLNVLHRSPVFDPLRNGTMPPVHFTINGTTYNFGYYLADGIYPNWPTFVKAIRHAFEEKRFTLQPSKRVVERTLSEHLEFCRRGGQFYVALLMVGIVITSQR; via the exons ATGGAGTCATTGAAAAGCCTTGTGTTGTCCTCGTCATCCGACGATTCCGACGATGAGATCGATACCTTGTTGCTTTCCCAACATGTTCACCACCTTGTACTAGGAGACACGAGCACGCGCCGTAGGCGCTCCTCATTGCCTCGCCGAGTTATCCATAGGGACCACGCTGCTGGAGAAAATCTCATCAAACATCACTACTTCGGACCTAATCCTGTGTATCCATCACATGTTTTTCGTCGAAG GTTTCGGATGCATCGTCCTTTGTTCCTACGTATCCTTCGTGCCGTTCAGCGAGAAGACGAATACTTCACTATTCGATGTGATGCAACTGGTTTAGCAGGGCTTGGTCCATTGCAAAAAGTTTGTGCTGCATTGCGTATCCTTGCGTACGGGTTACCAACCGATGCAGTAGATGAGTACATACAGATTGGACAGACTACCGCTAGGGACTGCCTTATCCGTTTCTGTCGCGCAATCATCTCTTCCTTTAGCGAACGATACCTTCGTATCCCTAACCACGACGACATTGCTCGTATACTACGTGTAAACGCGGACAGGGGGTTTCCGGGTATGCTAGGCTCTATCGATCGTATGCATTGGGAATGGCGCAACTGTCCTACTGCATGGCGCGGACAGTTTTGTGGGCGCAATTCGAGGCCAACAATGATACTAGAGGCAGTCGCTGGGTATGATCTGTGGATTTGGCATGGCTTCTTTGGAATGCCTGGTACTAACAATGATCTCAACGTGCTTCATCGGTCACCTGTGTTTGATCCGTTACGTAATGGGACGATGCCACCAGTGCACTTCACTATTAATGGGACCACTTACAATTTCGGATACTACTTAGCAGATGGCATATATCCAAATTGGCCTACCTTTGTAAAAGCAATTCGCCACGCATTTGAGGAAAAAAGGTTCACTTTACAACCAAGCAAGAGAGTTGTCGAAAGGACATTGAGCGAGCATTTGGAGTTTTGCAGGCGAGGTGGGCAGTTCTACGTGGCCCTGCTTATGGTTGGGATCGTCATCACCTCGCAGAGATGA